Proteins encoded within one genomic window of Cytophagales bacterium:
- a CDS encoding response regulator transcription factor, translating to MTQDADKITMALIDDHAMFRAGLVSLFGQYEHINVLFETGNPHEFLNLLEEQQPEIILVDLKMPAMSGQHVIELVKEKYADMKIIVLSSFDDESIILNCLKELRVNSYLLKTARPQELYHAIVKVHEERFYFTPHISEIMFHGLRKRKLQHGAAAGTLSISEREKEVLHLICQGDTNGEIAEKLFISKRTVEGHRKHLLEKTHCKNSASLVAFAFQQRLVSI from the coding sequence ATGACGCAAGACGCAGATAAAATTACGATGGCCCTCATTGATGACCATGCCATGTTCAGGGCTGGTTTGGTTTCTTTATTTGGTCAATATGAGCACATCAATGTCCTGTTTGAAACCGGTAATCCTCATGAGTTTCTCAACTTACTGGAGGAGCAACAACCGGAAATCATTCTGGTCGATCTAAAAATGCCAGCCATGTCAGGGCAGCATGTGATTGAGTTGGTGAAGGAAAAATACGCCGATATGAAAATCATCGTCTTGTCTTCTTTTGATGATGAAAGTATCATTCTCAATTGCCTGAAAGAACTTCGGGTCAACTCCTATTTGTTGAAAACTGCACGTCCCCAGGAATTGTATCACGCCATCGTGAAGGTACATGAAGAGCGTTTTTATTTTACACCGCATATCTCCGAGATCATGTTTCATGGTTTGCGTAAGCGTAAACTTCAACATGGAGCGGCCGCTGGTACCCTGTCTATTTCAGAACGGGAAAAAGAAGTACTGCACCTGATCTGTCAGGGAGATACCAATGGTGAGATTGCGGAAAAACTTTTTATCAGTAAGCGTACCGTAGAAGGGCATCGCAAACACTTATTAGAAAAGACACATTGTAAAAATTCTGCCAGCCTCGTGGCATTTGCGTTTCAACAACGACTGGTAAGTATTTAG
- a CDS encoding histidine kinase encodes MEESEITGFILIGMGGMLILVTGFVVLFAVSQKQIRKQLEEKARLKEEHQQDLLKAAVDTQEKERSRIAAELHDQIGNDLQTLKLFLHQINQQELELQSTELLAQTILEVRNLSHELMPASLESLGLEEALMSMITRLNATEKLSCQLEWEGQDRLPPETELALYRIAQELVSNTLKHAQASEIVMKFERNQSGFLYEYVDNGIGLRKDSDTMENSGLGMKNIESRCQLIAATLRIHHDEPGMKISING; translated from the coding sequence TTGGAAGAAAGCGAAATCACCGGTTTTATCCTGATTGGAATGGGCGGAATGCTCATTTTGGTGACAGGTTTTGTCGTGCTATTTGCCGTTTCTCAGAAGCAGATCAGAAAGCAACTAGAAGAAAAGGCGCGACTGAAAGAAGAGCACCAGCAGGATTTGCTGAAAGCAGCAGTGGATACACAGGAGAAGGAGCGCAGCCGAATTGCTGCAGAGCTTCACGATCAGATTGGGAATGATCTGCAGACATTGAAGCTGTTTTTGCATCAGATCAATCAGCAGGAATTGGAACTGCAAAGTACGGAGTTACTCGCTCAGACGATCCTGGAGGTAAGAAATTTATCGCATGAATTGATGCCAGCCTCATTGGAATCATTGGGCCTGGAAGAGGCCTTGATGAGTATGATTACTCGTTTAAATGCCACTGAAAAACTGTCTTGCCAATTGGAATGGGAAGGACAGGACCGCTTGCCTCCTGAAACTGAACTCGCTTTATACCGTATTGCACAAGAGTTGGTAAGCAATACCTTGAAACATGCCCAGGCCAGTGAGATTGTGATGAAGTTCGAACGAAATCAGTCAGGATTCCTATATGAATATGTAGATAACGGAATAGGTTTGCGTAAGGATTCGGACACGATGGAAAATAGTGGCCTGGGAATGAAGAACATCGAAAGTAGGTGTCAATTAATTGCTGCTACGCTTAGAATTCATCATGATGAACCCGGAATGAAGATCAGCATAAATGGATAA